A genomic segment from Flavobacterium inviolabile encodes:
- a CDS encoding SPFH domain-containing protein, whose translation MFSYAIIIIVVFLFLASFFTVKQQSSAIVERFGKFNSIRHSGLQLKIPVIDRIAGKVNLRIQQLDVIIETKTKDNVFVKMKVSVQFKVIQEKVYDAFYKLEYPHDQITSYVFDVVRAEVPKLKLDDVFERKDDIAVAVKRELNEAMTTYGYDIINTLITDIDPDIQVKNAMNRINAADREKTAAEYEAEASRIRIVAKAKAEAESKRLQGQGIADQRREIARGLVESVDVLNKVGINSQEASALIVVTQHYDTLQAIGSDTNSNLILLPNSPQAGSDMLNNMVASFTASNQVGEAMKNVQKKKKDDGARPNHDTPIQEEE comes from the coding sequence ATGTTTAGTTATGCCATTATTATTATAGTTGTATTTCTTTTTTTAGCCTCCTTCTTTACGGTTAAGCAACAATCGTCTGCAATTGTGGAGCGTTTCGGGAAATTCAATAGTATTCGCCATTCCGGATTACAATTAAAAATTCCGGTTATTGACAGGATTGCAGGAAAAGTGAATTTAAGAATCCAGCAATTGGATGTTATTATTGAAACGAAAACAAAAGATAACGTGTTCGTTAAAATGAAAGTTTCCGTTCAGTTTAAAGTAATTCAGGAAAAAGTGTATGATGCTTTCTATAAATTAGAATATCCGCATGATCAGATCACTTCTTATGTATTTGACGTGGTTCGTGCCGAAGTTCCTAAATTAAAATTAGATGATGTTTTTGAAAGAAAAGATGATATTGCTGTAGCTGTAAAACGCGAATTAAATGAAGCGATGACTACTTACGGTTATGATATTATCAATACACTAATCACGGATATTGATCCGGATATTCAGGTTAAAAATGCGATGAACAGAATTAATGCTGCCGATCGTGAAAAAACTGCTGCCGAATATGAAGCAGAAGCAAGCCGTATCCGTATTGTAGCCAAAGCTAAAGCAGAAGCGGAAAGCAAGCGTTTACAAGGTCAGGGTATTGCCGATCAGCGTAGAGAAATTGCACGCGGATTAGTAGAAAGTGTGGATGTGTTGAATAAAGTAGGTATTAATTCACAGGAAGCCTCTGCCTTAATTGTGGTAACACAGCATTATGATACGTTGCAGGCAATTGGTTCCGATACCAATTCGAACCTGATCTTATTACCGAATTCGCCTCAGGCCGGTAGTGACATGCTTAACAACATGGTAGCTTCATTTACAGCTTCAAACCAGGTTGGTGAAGCTATGAAAAATGTTCAGAAAAAGAAAAAGGATGACGGCGCAAGGCCAAATCACGATACTCCGATTCAGGAAGAAGAATAA
- a CDS encoding phage holin family protein, protein MAFEKLKENTEQIQDNAKALLESNVAYYKLWFFKVAMKSTTMILKIFLLSIFLMLMVLFLSIAGAFALGNLLGSYALGFLIVGILYLILCIVVYYIKDKIVEGPILEKFSEFFFND, encoded by the coding sequence ATGGCTTTCGAAAAATTAAAAGAAAATACCGAGCAGATTCAGGATAATGCCAAAGCATTATTGGAAAGCAACGTGGCTTACTATAAACTATGGTTTTTTAAAGTAGCCATGAAATCAACAACAATGATACTTAAAATATTCCTTTTGAGTATATTTTTGATGTTGATGGTACTTTTCTTGTCCATTGCCGGAGCTTTTGCTTTAGGAAACCTGTTGGGCAGTTATGCCCTTGGTTTTTTAATCGTTGGAATTTTATATTTAATCTTATGTATCGTTGTATATTATATCAAAGATAAAATTGTGGAAGGCCCGATTCTTGAAAAATTCTCTGAATTCTTTTTCAATGACTAA
- a CDS encoding DUF6327 family protein: MEKKKYSSYDEINRELEILKIQKELDYQRLVYAVEKTRDNLTPRILTSGFMGSVGSFFTRSGTIQNLILSFIFNRLFK, encoded by the coding sequence ATGGAAAAAAAGAAATATTCATCATACGATGAAATCAATCGTGAACTGGAAATATTAAAAATCCAAAAAGAGTTGGACTATCAACGGCTGGTATATGCTGTTGAAAAAACCAGGGACAATCTTACTCCCAGAATTCTTACATCCGGATTTATGGGTTCTGTAGGTTCTTTTTTCACCAGGTCGGGAACGATACAAAATCTTATTCTTAGCTTTATATTCAACAGGTTATTCAAATAA
- the gltX gene encoding glutamate--tRNA ligase yields the protein MSKPVRVRFAPSPTGPLHIGGVRTALFNYLFAKKHGGTFYLRIEDTDQNRFVPGAEVYIMEALEWLGIAPDETIGKNEKFGPYRQSERKALYKEYADQLLNSGWAYYAFDTAESLDHLRKTAEETGKTFIYNHTVREQLDNSLTNAAEKVAERIANGEEYVIRFKTPVDETLHLNDIIRGDIKFETNLLDDKVLFKSDGMPTYHLANIVDDHLMETSHVIRGEEWLPSLPLHELLYKAFGWEAPKFAHLPLILKPVGNGKLSKRDGDKLGFPVFPLDWTNPVSGEKSSGYREKGFFPGAVINFLALLGWNDGTDQELFSLEELIAKFDLNRVHKAGAKFDPEKNKWFNHHYLVKENNASLAEKFDMILKEKGITVEKAYVEKAVALVKERATFVTDLYDLSDFFFAAPIAYDEKAAKNWKEDTGAIMQELISVIENIGDFTSVTIETIVKDWITKNEIGMGKVMQPFRLSLVGALKGPHLFDIVEMIGKEETVQRIQKAISTL from the coding sequence TATTTATTTGCTAAAAAACATGGCGGTACCTTTTATTTAAGAATAGAGGATACCGATCAGAATCGTTTTGTTCCGGGAGCGGAAGTTTATATTATGGAAGCACTGGAATGGTTGGGTATTGCTCCGGATGAAACTATCGGTAAAAATGAAAAGTTCGGACCTTATCGTCAAAGTGAACGTAAGGCCTTATATAAGGAATATGCAGATCAGTTATTAAATTCCGGATGGGCATATTATGCTTTTGATACAGCCGAAAGCCTGGATCATTTGAGAAAGACTGCAGAAGAAACCGGTAAAACATTTATATACAATCATACTGTTCGGGAGCAATTGGATAATTCGCTTACCAATGCTGCAGAAAAAGTTGCCGAGCGTATTGCTAACGGTGAAGAGTATGTGATTCGTTTTAAAACGCCTGTTGATGAAACCTTGCATTTAAACGATATCATTCGTGGTGACATCAAGTTTGAAACGAATTTATTAGACGATAAAGTATTGTTTAAAAGTGATGGTATGCCAACGTATCATTTAGCGAATATAGTAGATGACCATTTGATGGAGACTTCACATGTGATTCGCGGTGAAGAATGGCTGCCTTCTCTCCCACTGCATGAATTGTTATACAAAGCTTTTGGCTGGGAAGCACCTAAGTTTGCACATTTACCGCTGATATTAAAACCGGTTGGTAATGGTAAGCTTTCGAAACGTGATGGCGATAAGTTAGGATTCCCGGTATTTCCGTTGGATTGGACAAATCCTGTTTCGGGAGAGAAATCGTCCGGTTATAGAGAAAAAGGTTTTTTCCCTGGAGCGGTTATTAACTTTTTAGCTTTATTAGGCTGGAATGACGGAACCGATCAGGAGTTATTTTCTTTAGAGGAACTGATAGCGAAATTCGATTTGAACCGTGTTCATAAAGCCGGTGCTAAATTTGATCCGGAAAAGAATAAATGGTTCAACCATCATTATCTTGTAAAAGAAAACAATGCATCACTGGCAGAAAAGTTTGATATGATTTTAAAAGAAAAAGGCATTACTGTTGAAAAAGCGTATGTTGAAAAAGCAGTGGCTTTGGTAAAAGAACGCGCTACGTTTGTAACCGACTTATATGATTTGTCCGATTTCTTTTTTGCAGCACCAATCGCTTATGATGAAAAAGCAGCTAAAAACTGGAAAGAAGATACTGGAGCTATTATGCAGGAATTAATCTCTGTTATTGAAAACATTGGTGATTTTACTTCCGTTACTATAGAAACGATTGTAAAGGACTGGATAACGAAAAACGAGATAGGAATGGGCAAAGTGATGCAACCGTTCCGTTTGAGCCTTGTAGGGGCTTTAAAAGGACCACACTTGTTTGATATCGTGGAAATGATAGGTAAAGAAGAAACCGTACAGCGAATACAAAAAGCAATAAGTACGTTATAA